A portion of the Rhinolophus sinicus isolate RSC01 linkage group LG03, ASM3656204v1, whole genome shotgun sequence genome contains these proteins:
- the PDCD7 gene encoding programmed cell death protein 7, whose product MALPPYFAPGRPGPPPPQPLPPAPFGCPPPPLPSPAFPPPLPQRPGPFPGASSPFLQPPLALQPRAPGETSRGGGGSFYPVPPPPLPPPPPQCRPFSGIDAGERPRPPPPGPGPPWSPRWPEAPPPSDVLGDAVLQRLRDRQWLEAVFGTSRRAACPVPPRRASGPSLGEVRARLREALRLVRRLRDLGEALRDAEADGAAWALLYAQVAPLRAELAQRLQLLTQAAYVGEARRRLEKVRRRRLRLRERAREREAEREAEAARAAEREQEIDRWRVKCVQEVEEKKREQELKAAADGVLSEVRKKQADTKRMVDILRALEKLRKLRKEAAARKGVCPPVSADETFEHHLQRLRKLIKKRSELYEAEERALRVMLEGEQEEERKRELEKKQRKEKEKILLQKREIESKLFGDPDEFPLAHLLQPFRQYYLQAEHSLPALIQIRHDWDRYLVPSDHPKGNSVPRGWVLPPLPSNDIWATAIKLH is encoded by the exons ATGGCTCTGCCACCCTACTTCGCCCCCGGTCGCCCGGGCCCGCCGCCCCCGCAGCCGCTCCCTCCCGCTCCCTTCGGCTGCCCGCCACCGCCACTGCCCTCCCCGGCTTTCCCGCCTCCTCTTCCCCAGCGGCCCGGTCCCTTCCCAGGggcctcctcccccttcctccagcccccgCTGGCTCTCCAGCCCCGGGCCCCCGGGGAAACCTCCCGCGGCGGCGGTGGCTCCTTCTACCCGGTGCCGCCACCGCCGCTACCTCCGCCGCCTCCCCAGTGCCGGCCCTTCTCGGGGATCGACGCCGGCGAGCGCCCGCGGCCACCGCCTCCAGGCCCGGGGCCGCCTTGGAGTCCGCGCTGGCCAGAGGCGCCGCCGCCGTCCGACGTGCTTGGGGACGCGGTCCTGCAGCGCCTGCGCGACCGGCAGTGGCTAGAGGCGGTGTTCGGAACCTCACGGCGGGCGGCCTGCCCGGTACCCCCGCGCCGGGCCTCCGGGCCCAGCCTGGGCGAAGTGCGCGCTCGGTTGCGCGAGGCTCTACGCCTGGTACGGCGGTTGCGTGACCTGGGCGAGGCCCTGCGCGACGCCGAGGCCGACGGCGCGGCCTGGGCACTGCTGTATGCCCAGGTCGCGCCGCTGCGCGCGGAACTGGCCCAGCGACTACAGCTGCTGACCCAGGCTGCCTATGTGGGCGAGGCGCGGCGGAGACTGGAGAAGGTCCGGCGCCGCCGGCTGCGACTTCGCGAGAGGGCCCGGGAACGCGAGGCCGAGCGGGAGGCGGAGGCCGCGCGAGCGGCGGAGCGCGAGCAGGAGATTGACCGCTGGAGGGTCAAGTGCGTGCAGGAGGTGGAGGAGAAGAAGCGG GAGCAAGAACTCAAAGCTGCTGCCGATGGTGTCTTATCTGAAGTGAGGAAAAAACAAGCAGACACCAAAAGAATGGTGGACATTCTTCGGGCCTTGGAGAAATTGAGGAAACTCAGGAAAGAGGCTGCAGCAAGGAAAG GGGTCTGTCCTCCAGTCTCGGCAGATGAGACTTTTGAGCATCATCTTCAGCGACTGagaaaactcattaaaaaacGCTCTGAACTATATGAAGCTGAAGAGAGAGCCCTCAGAGTTATGTTAGAAGGAGaacaagaggaagagaggaaacgagaactggaaaagaaacagaggaaagaaaaagagaagattttACTTCAGAAACGTGAAATTGAATCCAAGTTATTTGGGGATCCAG atgagtTCCCACTCGCTCACCTCCTGCAGCCTTTCCGACAGTATTACCTCCAAGCGGAGCACTCCCTGCCAGCGCTCATCCAGATAAG GCATGATTGGGATCGGTACCTGGTGCCGTCTGACCATCCTAAAGGCAACTCCGTTCCCCGAGGATGGGTCCTTCCCCCGCTCCCCAGCAACGACATCTGGGCAACCGCCATTAAACTGCATTAG